The following coding sequences are from one Mesorhizobium onobrychidis window:
- a CDS encoding RBBP9/YdeN family alpha/beta hydrolase, protein MKVRDADILIVPGYTNSGPDHWQSRWQSKLSTARRVEQAEWSKPVREDWTASVAKAVNEAERPVVIVAHSLGVAAAVQAAPQFERPIAGAFFVAPPDVANPKIKPRHLMTFGPYPREPLAFPSVVIASRNDPFCTFEVAEDIAGAWGSLFIDAGDAGHLNADSGFGPWPEGSMTFAKFLTDL, encoded by the coding sequence ATGAAAGTCAGGGATGCAGACATTCTCATCGTGCCGGGCTACACCAATTCCGGCCCCGACCACTGGCAGAGCCGCTGGCAATCGAAACTGTCGACGGCGCGCCGCGTCGAGCAGGCAGAATGGTCGAAGCCGGTGCGCGAGGACTGGACGGCGAGCGTAGCCAAGGCGGTCAACGAGGCCGAGCGGCCGGTCGTCATCGTCGCGCATTCGCTTGGCGTCGCGGCGGCAGTCCAGGCAGCCCCACAGTTCGAGCGGCCGATCGCCGGAGCCTTCTTCGTGGCGCCGCCCGACGTCGCCAATCCCAAGATAAAACCCAGGCACCTGATGACCTTCGGCCCCTATCCGCGCGAGCCGCTGGCATTTCCTTCGGTGGTGATCGCCAGCCGCAACGACCCGTTCTGCACGTTTGAGGTGGCCGAGGACATTGCCGGCGCCTGGGGCTCGCTGTTCATCGATGCCGGCGATGCTGGCCATCTCAATGCGGATTCCGGCTTCGGCCCATGGCCCGAAGGATCGATGACTTTTGCGAAATTCCTGACGGACCTTTAG
- a CDS encoding DUF1476 domain-containing protein, whose protein sequence is MSSMKDREEGFERKFALDEELRFKASARRNRALGMWAAEKLGKSGADAEAYAKQVVVADIEEAGDHDVFLKIRKDFDEAGVDQSDHQIRRTMDDLMAQAIEQIKNT, encoded by the coding sequence ATGAGCAGCATGAAAGATCGCGAAGAGGGCTTCGAGCGCAAATTCGCACTCGACGAGGAACTTCGGTTCAAGGCTTCGGCGCGCCGCAACAGGGCGCTCGGCATGTGGGCCGCCGAAAAGCTGGGCAAGTCCGGCGCCGATGCCGAAGCCTATGCCAAGCAAGTGGTTGTCGCCGACATCGAGGAAGCCGGCGATCACGACGTTTTCCTCAAGATCCGCAAGGATTTCGACGAAGCCGGGGTCGACCAGTCGGACCATCAGATTCGCCGCACCATGGACGATCTCATGGCGCAGGCGATCGAGCAGATCAAGAACACCTGA
- a CDS encoding HpcH/HpaI aldolase family protein, protein MSLKSRLAADETLCTAWSGVPDALTVEILARQGFDAVTLDMQHGGHHEDSVLRGLGPVLAANKPALVRIPVGRFDMASRALDFGAEAVIAPMVNSVADAKMFAAAMKYPPLGERSWGPTYAFPRHGKGDHADWLRDSNERTMAFAMVETRAALDALDGILDTPGIDGIFVGPSDFSIAWSNGAAVNSTLESMMETVASIAERTRKAGKHAAIYVIEPTIAGRVVSMGYRLLAMGSEHALIGLGAKTLLKSVRDSIGP, encoded by the coding sequence ATGTCCCTGAAGTCACGCCTGGCGGCGGATGAAACGCTATGCACCGCATGGTCCGGCGTGCCGGATGCCTTGACAGTGGAAATCCTCGCCAGACAGGGTTTCGATGCCGTCACGCTCGACATGCAGCATGGCGGACATCACGAAGACAGCGTGCTGCGCGGCCTTGGGCCGGTGCTGGCCGCCAACAAACCGGCGCTTGTGCGCATTCCGGTCGGCCGCTTCGACATGGCCAGCCGTGCGCTCGATTTCGGCGCCGAGGCGGTGATCGCGCCGATGGTGAATTCGGTGGCGGACGCCAAGATGTTTGCCGCCGCCATGAAGTACCCGCCGCTAGGCGAGCGCTCCTGGGGCCCGACTTATGCCTTTCCGCGTCATGGCAAGGGCGACCATGCCGACTGGCTGCGCGACAGCAACGAGCGCACCATGGCCTTCGCCATGGTCGAGACCCGCGCCGCGCTCGACGCGCTCGACGGCATCCTCGACACGCCGGGTATCGATGGCATCTTCGTCGGCCCATCGGACTTCTCGATTGCCTGGTCGAACGGCGCCGCCGTCAACTCGACGCTCGAAAGCATGATGGAAACCGTCGCCTCGATCGCCGAGCGGACACGCAAGGCCGGCAAGCATGCCGCCATCTACGTCATCGAGCCGACCATCGCCGGCCGTGTGGTGTCGATGGGCTATCGGCTGCTGGCGATGGGCTCCGAGCATGCGCTGATCGGTCTGGGGGCAAAGACCCTGCTGAAGAGCGTGAGGGACTCGATCGGCCCCTAA
- a CDS encoding P1 family peptidase — translation MFRTGQRNLITDVAGLHVGNASDIRLKSGVTTIVCDEPAVAGVQILGGAPGTRETDLLEPHNSIEAIHAVVLSGGSAFGLDAASGVQAALRERGIGVEVGGFRVPIVPAAILFDLRNGGDKDWGRYPPYRDLGYEAAQAVGVDFPLGTVGAGSGALSSGLKGGLGSASTVLDSGVTIGALAAVNPTGSVTIAQTRHFWAAPFEIGDEFGGLGYPSTMPEDAKTILLKFRDKHIGKRAKVGGNTTIAIIATDAVLTKAAAKRLAISAHDGFVRAIWPTHTPADGDLVFALATGKSGIELAPNDAIDLYAAAGATMARAISRGVFAATPADGDLFPVWSSR, via the coding sequence ATGTTTCGTACAGGGCAGCGCAATCTCATCACCGATGTCGCCGGCCTGCATGTCGGCAACGCTTCTGATATCAGGCTGAAATCCGGGGTGACCACCATCGTCTGTGACGAACCGGCGGTGGCCGGTGTGCAGATCCTTGGCGGGGCGCCCGGCACCCGCGAGACCGACTTGCTCGAGCCGCACAATTCGATCGAGGCGATCCATGCGGTGGTGCTTTCGGGCGGCTCGGCCTTCGGTCTCGATGCTGCCTCCGGCGTGCAGGCGGCGCTGCGCGAAAGGGGCATCGGCGTGGAGGTCGGCGGCTTTCGCGTGCCGATCGTGCCGGCGGCGATCTTGTTCGACCTGCGCAATGGCGGCGACAAGGATTGGGGTCGCTATCCGCCTTACCGCGATCTCGGCTATGAGGCTGCACAGGCAGTCGGCGTCGATTTTCCGCTCGGCACTGTCGGCGCGGGCAGTGGTGCGTTGAGTTCCGGCCTGAAGGGCGGCCTCGGATCGGCCTCGACGGTGCTCGACAGCGGGGTCACCATCGGCGCGCTCGCCGCCGTCAATCCGACCGGCTCGGTGACGATCGCCCAAACCCGCCACTTCTGGGCAGCGCCCTTCGAGATCGGCGACGAGTTCGGCGGGCTTGGCTATCCCTCGACTATGCCGGAGGACGCGAAAACGATCCTGCTGAAGTTTCGCGACAAGCATATCGGGAAACGGGCGAAGGTCGGCGGCAACACGACCATCGCCATCATCGCCACGGACGCCGTCCTCACCAAGGCCGCCGCCAAACGCCTGGCGATATCAGCGCATGACGGCTTCGTGCGCGCCATTTGGCCGACACACACGCCGGCCGACGGGGATCTGGTTTTCGCGCTGGCGACCGGCAAGAGCGGTATCGAGCTCGCGCCCAATGACGCCATCGACCTCTACGCAGCGGCCGGCGCCACCATGGCGCGCGCCATCAGCCGCGGCGTCTTTGCCGCGACGCCAGCCGATGGCGACCTGTTTCCGGTCTGGTCGTCGCGCTGA
- the purS gene encoding phosphoribosylformylglycinamidine synthase subunit PurS produces MIKARITVTLKNGVLDPQGKAIEHALSGMGFGGVGQVRQGKVFDVELAESDKTKAEADLKAMCDKLLANTVIENYSVAIT; encoded by the coding sequence GTGATCAAGGCCCGCATTACCGTAACCCTCAAGAACGGCGTGCTCGACCCACAAGGCAAGGCGATCGAACACGCGCTGTCCGGGATGGGCTTTGGCGGCGTCGGCCAGGTGCGGCAGGGCAAGGTTTTCGACGTCGAGCTTGCTGAGAGCGACAAGACCAAGGCCGAGGCCGACCTCAAAGCCATGTGCGACAAGCTTCTGGCGAATACGGTGATTGAGAACTATAGTGTGGCGATTACCTGA
- the purB gene encoding adenylosuccinate lyase, which produces MIPRYSRPEMVAIWSPETRFRIWFEIEAYACDALAELGVIPKEAAKTIWEKGGAAKFDVEAIDEIERVTKHDVIAFLTHLSEFVGPDARFIHQGMTSSDVLDTCFAVQLTRASDILLADIDGLLAALKRRAFEHKDTITIGRSHGIHAEPTTFGVKLAQAYAEFSRCRERLVHAREDIATCAISGAVGTFANIDPYVEEHVAKKLGLKPEPVSTQVIPRDRHAMFFATLGVIASSIERLAIEIRHLQRTEVLEAEEYFSPGQKGSSAMPHKRNPVLTENLTGLARMVRSFALPAMENVALWHERDISHSSVERMIGPDATVTLDFALSRLTSVIDRLLVYPDNMLKNMNKFRGLVHSQRVLLALTQAGVSREDAYRLVQRNAMKVWEQGADFLEELLADKEVTAALPEAEIREKFDLGYHTKHVDTIFKRVFGEA; this is translated from the coding sequence ATGATCCCTCGCTACTCCCGGCCGGAAATGGTGGCCATCTGGTCGCCCGAAACCCGGTTCCGCATCTGGTTCGAGATCGAGGCCTACGCTTGCGATGCACTGGCCGAACTCGGCGTCATCCCGAAGGAGGCCGCCAAGACCATTTGGGAAAAGGGCGGGGCCGCGAAGTTCGACGTCGAGGCCATCGACGAGATTGAGCGCGTCACCAAGCACGACGTTATCGCCTTCCTCACCCATCTCAGTGAATTCGTCGGCCCGGACGCCCGTTTCATCCATCAAGGCATGACCTCCTCTGACGTTCTCGACACCTGCTTTGCCGTGCAGCTCACCCGCGCCAGCGACATCCTTTTGGCCGACATCGACGGCCTGCTTGCGGCGCTCAAGCGCCGCGCCTTCGAACACAAGGACACAATCACCATCGGCCGCAGCCACGGCATCCATGCCGAGCCGACCACCTTCGGCGTCAAGCTGGCGCAGGCCTATGCCGAATTCTCGCGTTGCCGCGAGCGGCTGGTGCACGCGCGTGAGGACATTGCGACCTGCGCCATATCAGGTGCTGTCGGCACTTTCGCCAACATCGATCCCTATGTCGAAGAGCATGTGGCGAAGAAACTCGGATTGAAGCCGGAGCCGGTGTCGACGCAGGTGATCCCGCGCGACCGCCACGCGATGTTCTTCGCGACACTCGGTGTCATCGCATCGTCGATCGAACGGCTGGCGATCGAGATCCGCCATCTGCAGCGCACCGAGGTGCTGGAAGCGGAAGAGTATTTTTCGCCCGGACAGAAAGGCTCGTCGGCGATGCCGCACAAGCGTAATCCGGTGCTTACCGAAAACCTCACCGGGCTTGCGCGCATGGTGCGTTCCTTTGCGCTACCGGCGATGGAGAACGTGGCGCTCTGGCACGAGCGCGATATCTCGCATTCGTCGGTCGAGCGCATGATCGGCCCGGATGCGACCGTGACGCTCGATTTTGCGCTGTCGCGGCTGACCAGTGTCATCGACAGATTGCTCGTCTATCCCGACAACATGCTGAAGAACATGAACAAGTTCCGCGGCCTCGTGCATTCGCAGCGTGTGCTACTGGCGCTGACCCAGGCCGGTGTCAGCCGTGAGGACGCCTACCGGCTGGTGCAGAGAAACGCCATGAAAGTGTGGGAGCAAGGCGCTGATTTCCTTGAGGAACTTTTGGCTGACAAAGAGGTCACCGCAGCCTTGCCCGAAGCCGAGATTCGTGAAAAATTCGACCTCGGCTATCATACCAAGCATGTCGACACGATCTTCAAGCGTGTGTTCGGGGAAGCGTGA
- a CDS encoding DUF2171 domain-containing protein has protein sequence MTDAASIREHMEVIGADGVHVGTVDKVEGQRIKLTKRDSGEGAHRGHQKIRPHLITAINYGPILITAARIQRDDQTGNRSPSAGVAAKTPRLMARAMVAPAAA, from the coding sequence ATGACCGATGCAGCCAGCATTCGCGAACATATGGAAGTGATCGGCGCCGACGGCGTCCATGTCGGCACCGTCGACAAAGTTGAGGGACAACGAATCAAGCTGACCAAGCGCGACAGCGGCGAGGGCGCTCACAGGGGGCATCAGAAAATCCGACCCCACCTGATCACGGCCATTAATTACGGCCCCATTTTGATTACGGCAGCGCGCATTCAGCGCGACGACCAGACCGGAAACAGGTCGCCATCGGCTGGCGTCGCGGCAAAGACGCCGCGGCTGATGGCGCGCGCCATGGTGGCGCCGGCCGCTGCGTAG
- a CDS encoding DUF1127 domain-containing protein has translation MVRSLANRVGDLLDRRRSRLALLEMTDDQLKDIGISRCEAHREGLRPFWD, from the coding sequence ATGGTCAGGTCACTCGCAAACCGGGTCGGCGACCTGCTGGATCGCCGGCGCAGCCGGCTGGCACTGCTGGAGATGACCGACGATCAGCTCAAGGACATCGGCATCTCGCGCTGCGAGGCGCATCGCGAGGGTCTGAGGCCGTTCTGGGACTGA
- a CDS encoding DUF2259 domain-containing protein, with protein MRILALFAVSVLAQFAISLAAHAGDVAEFEILGFTGDGGIFAFEEYGVQDGSGFPYANRYYIDTADDSFLKGTPIRVRLDDENATLDAARLAARQKGEAIIKQAELTANRGITAGSNPVTELSADPFRMVVNPRPIFSPVDDPLEFRLDEIGMNDTEACQSLGEINGFRLLRIEAKDGGKTELLHEDKSIPKSRGCPNGYRIGAVQTFSMQGLSAYAVLIAVRQYGFEGPDYRWIAVTGRL; from the coding sequence ATGCGAATTCTTGCCCTGTTTGCCGTTTCCGTCCTTGCCCAGTTTGCAATCTCGCTCGCCGCGCATGCCGGCGACGTCGCCGAGTTTGAAATCCTCGGCTTCACTGGGGATGGCGGCATCTTCGCCTTCGAGGAATATGGTGTCCAGGACGGGTCGGGATTCCCCTATGCCAATCGCTATTATATCGACACGGCCGACGACAGTTTTCTCAAGGGCACGCCGATCAGGGTGCGGCTTGACGACGAGAACGCAACGCTCGACGCAGCGCGCCTTGCAGCCCGGCAGAAAGGCGAAGCTATCATCAAACAGGCGGAGTTGACCGCGAATCGCGGCATCACCGCCGGCTCCAACCCGGTGACCGAGCTTTCGGCCGATCCGTTCCGCATGGTGGTCAATCCGCGGCCGATCTTTTCGCCGGTCGATGATCCGCTCGAGTTCCGGCTCGACGAGATCGGTATGAACGACACGGAAGCCTGCCAGAGCCTCGGCGAGATCAACGGCTTTCGCTTGCTGCGCATCGAGGCGAAAGACGGGGGCAAGACTGAGCTCCTGCACGAAGACAAGTCGATCCCTAAAAGCAGAGGCTGCCCGAACGGCTATCGGATCGGCGCGGTGCAGACATTTTCCATGCAGGGCCTCAGCGCCTATGCCGTGCTGATCGCGGTGCGCCAGTACGGCTTCGAAGGGCCGGACTATCGCTGGATCGCGGTGACCGGCCGGCTGTGA
- the purQ gene encoding phosphoribosylformylglycinamidine synthase subunit PurQ: MKSAVVLLPGLNRDRDMIAALTKISGTPPVTVWQTDTEIPDVDLITIPGGFSFGDYLRCGAIGARMPVMRAVAEKAAKGVMVIGVCNGFQILVEAGLLPGALMRNTSLKFVCRQVKLQIANANTIFTRRYQPGQIIRSPVAHHDGNYFADAETLRRLEGEGQVVFRYAEGTNPNGSINDIAGIINGQGNVLGLMPHPENLIEAAHGGSDGRALFESALGIAA, translated from the coding sequence ATGAAATCAGCCGTCGTTCTTCTCCCGGGCCTCAACCGTGACCGCGACATGATCGCGGCGCTGACCAAGATTTCGGGAACGCCGCCGGTCACCGTCTGGCAGACCGACACCGAAATCCCCGATGTCGACCTGATCACCATTCCGGGCGGCTTCTCCTTCGGCGACTATCTGCGCTGCGGCGCCATTGGCGCGCGCATGCCGGTGATGCGGGCGGTCGCCGAAAAGGCGGCCAAGGGTGTCATGGTCATTGGCGTCTGCAACGGCTTCCAAATCCTGGTCGAGGCCGGCCTGCTGCCGGGCGCCTTGATGCGCAACACATCGCTGAAATTCGTCTGCCGGCAAGTCAAGCTGCAGATCGCCAACGCCAACACGATATTCACCCGCCGCTATCAGCCGGGCCAGATCATCCGCTCGCCGGTGGCGCATCACGACGGCAATTACTTTGCCGACGCCGAGACGCTTCGCAGGCTCGAAGGCGAAGGCCAGGTCGTGTTCCGCTATGCCGAAGGCACCAATCCCAACGGCTCCATCAACGACATTGCCGGTATCATCAACGGCCAGGGCAATGTGCTCGGCCTGATGCCGCATCCCGAGAACCTGATCGAAGCGGCGCATGGCGGCAGCGACGGCCGGGCACTGTTCGAAAGTGCCCTCGGCATCGCCGCTTGA
- a CDS encoding VOC family protein, with the protein MSELPFAATTPVSVARVGLRARNAESLAAYYRNAVGLRELSRAGGTITLGAANRPLLDIEADAAAKPDDPRSAGLFHTAFLLPSRADLGRWINNAIANNIGIEGASDHLVSEALYLTDPEGNGIEIYADRRHEDWKWNGDKVAMATGRLNIPSVVAEVPAGDAGWQGMPDNSIIGHVHLRVGRPEDAEAWWHQEFGFDTVARYGSAAVFLSSGGYHHHIGANAWQSSGAGRRDPSRSGLAWVEMRSDNVTDAATREDPWGTVIRTVPGKA; encoded by the coding sequence ATGAGCGAACTGCCTTTTGCCGCCACCACCCCGGTCAGCGTTGCCCGTGTCGGGTTGCGCGCGCGGAATGCCGAAAGCCTGGCCGCTTACTATCGCAACGCCGTCGGTCTGCGGGAACTGAGCCGCGCCGGCGGCACGATTACGCTGGGCGCCGCCAATCGTCCCTTGCTCGACATCGAGGCGGATGCAGCGGCGAAACCCGACGATCCGCGCAGTGCTGGCCTGTTCCACACCGCCTTCCTGCTGCCCAGCCGGGCCGATCTCGGGCGCTGGATCAACAACGCCATCGCGAACAATATCGGCATCGAGGGCGCTTCCGACCATCTGGTCAGCGAGGCGCTTTACCTGACCGATCCTGAAGGCAACGGCATCGAAATCTATGCCGACCGCCGCCACGAGGACTGGAAGTGGAACGGCGACAAGGTGGCGATGGCGACCGGACGGCTGAACATCCCGTCGGTCGTCGCCGAAGTGCCGGCCGGCGATGCCGGCTGGCAGGGCATGCCGGACAACAGCATCATCGGCCATGTCCATCTGCGCGTCGGTCGGCCGGAAGACGCCGAGGCCTGGTGGCACCAGGAGTTCGGCTTCGACACGGTGGCGAGATATGGTAGCGCGGCGGTGTTCCTGTCGTCAGGCGGCTACCACCACCACATCGGCGCCAATGCCTGGCAGAGTTCCGGCGCCGGCCGGCGCGATCCTTCCCGGTCCGGCCTGGCCTGGGTCGAAATGCGGTCCGACAATGTGACTGATGCAGCGACGCGCGAGGACCCATGGGGAACGGTGATCAGGACCGTTCCCGGCAAGGCTTGA
- a CDS encoding aminotransferase-like domain-containing protein produces the protein MTNWLPDLTSGSGPLYQRLADSIETDIDRGVIDAGAKLPPQRDLAYDIGTTVGTVGRAYQLLRERGLVSGEVGRGTYVLGRHDTKTDLLAPDPQVEGTRYIDAPRGKLRFDSTAAPDTGQGAIVADVLSRTAQDHPYEISSYTRDFPDRWFDAGCSWLSRNSFRPSPDGIVPTLGTHAAVMAAIAALTTPGDYVAFEHLTYSQISRSAGLIGRRTALVTSDEEGLDPEDFERVCAQKHPKMMFLMPTAKNPTLVTLSATRREAIARVAREYNVVLIEDDLYGDLTDDPTPLLAEYAPERTIVAGGLSKSVAAGVRGGWLACPPAYRHRIRVAHKMLTGGLPFLLAEVCSRLVLSGQASEMRKRSIVEINARMAIVRETLAGFDFKAVDNVPFVWLTLPDPWLSGTFKNACLEHGVLIDDEDEFKAGRSEQVFHGVRFGVSQPSRREDIAGGVGVIRRLLDEGRAGYDSFS, from the coding sequence ATGACAAATTGGCTTCCTGACCTTACGTCCGGCTCCGGGCCCCTGTATCAACGGCTTGCGGATTCCATTGAAACGGACATCGACCGCGGCGTGATCGATGCGGGGGCGAAACTGCCGCCGCAGCGCGATCTGGCATACGACATCGGCACGACGGTCGGCACGGTCGGTCGGGCCTACCAATTGTTGCGCGAGCGGGGGCTGGTAAGCGGCGAAGTCGGGCGCGGAACCTATGTCCTGGGCCGGCATGACACCAAAACCGATCTGTTGGCGCCCGACCCGCAGGTGGAAGGCACGCGCTATATCGATGCGCCTCGCGGCAAACTGCGCTTCGACAGCACGGCCGCGCCTGATACTGGCCAGGGCGCCATTGTCGCCGATGTGCTCTCGCGCACGGCGCAGGACCATCCGTATGAGATTTCAAGCTATACCCGGGATTTTCCCGACCGCTGGTTCGACGCCGGCTGCAGCTGGCTCTCGCGCAATTCGTTTCGCCCGAGCCCTGATGGCATCGTTCCGACGCTCGGCACCCATGCCGCGGTTATGGCGGCGATTGCCGCGCTGACCACGCCCGGCGACTATGTCGCCTTCGAGCACCTCACCTATTCGCAGATTTCACGCAGCGCCGGCCTGATCGGCCGTCGGACCGCGCTGGTGACGTCAGACGAGGAAGGACTCGATCCAGAGGATTTCGAGCGCGTCTGCGCGCAAAAACACCCGAAAATGATGTTCCTGATGCCGACGGCCAAGAACCCCACACTGGTGACGCTGTCGGCAACGCGGCGCGAGGCTATCGCGCGCGTCGCGCGCGAATACAATGTCGTCCTGATCGAGGACGATCTCTATGGCGATCTGACCGACGACCCGACGCCGCTCTTGGCCGAATATGCCCCCGAACGGACCATCGTTGCCGGTGGCCTGTCGAAATCCGTCGCGGCTGGTGTTCGCGGCGGCTGGCTCGCCTGTCCGCCGGCCTATCGGCACCGGATCCGGGTCGCTCACAAGATGCTGACGGGCGGCCTCCCCTTCCTGCTGGCGGAAGTGTGTAGCCGGCTGGTGCTGTCCGGCCAGGCCAGCGAGATGCGCAAGCGCAGCATCGTCGAGATCAACGCGCGCATGGCGATCGTGCGCGAGACGCTGGCCGGGTTCGACTTCAAGGCCGTGGACAATGTGCCCTTTGTCTGGCTCACCCTGCCTGATCCATGGCTTTCCGGCACGTTCAAGAATGCCTGTCTCGAACATGGCGTGCTTATCGATGATGAGGACGAGTTCAAGGCGGGCCGTTCCGAGCAGGTTTTCCACGGCGTGCGTTTCGGCGTTTCACAGCCGAGTCGGCGAGAGGACATCGCGGGCGGCGTCGGCGTGATCAGGCGGCTTCTGGACGAAGGCCGTGCCGGTTACGACAGTTTCTCCTGA
- the purC gene encoding phosphoribosylaminoimidazolesuccinocarboxamide synthase: MKNRRRIYEGKAKILYEGPEPGTLIQFFKDDATAFNKKKHEIVDGKGVLNNRISEHIFNHLNRMGIPTHFIRRLNMREQLIKEVEIIPLEVVVRNVAAGSLAKRLGIEEGTVLPRSIIEFYYKADALDDPMVSEEHITAFGWASPQEIDDVMALAIRVNDFLSGLFMGVGIQLVDFKIECGRLFEGDMMRIVVADEISPDSCRLWDVATQDKLDKDRFRRDMGGLVEAYQEVARRLGIMNENEPPRPAGPVLVASTDGVKGKPH; the protein is encoded by the coding sequence ATGAAAAATCGCCGCCGCATTTATGAAGGCAAGGCCAAGATCCTCTATGAGGGACCTGAGCCGGGGACGCTGATCCAATTCTTCAAGGACGACGCGACCGCTTTCAACAAAAAGAAGCACGAAATCGTCGATGGCAAGGGCGTGCTCAACAACCGCATTTCCGAGCACATCTTCAACCATCTCAACCGGATGGGCATTCCGACCCACTTCATCCGCCGGCTCAACATGCGCGAGCAGCTGATCAAGGAAGTCGAGATCATCCCGCTCGAGGTGGTGGTGCGCAATGTCGCCGCCGGTTCGCTGGCCAAGCGCCTCGGCATCGAGGAAGGCACCGTGCTGCCGCGCTCGATCATCGAATTCTATTACAAGGCCGATGCGCTCGACGACCCGATGGTGTCGGAAGAGCACATCACCGCTTTCGGCTGGGCGAGCCCGCAGGAGATCGACGACGTTATGGCACTGGCCATCCGCGTCAACGACTTCCTCTCCGGCTTGTTCATGGGCGTCGGCATCCAGCTCGTCGACTTCAAGATCGAGTGCGGCCGCCTGTTCGAAGGCGACATGATGCGCATCGTCGTTGCCGACGAGATCTCGCCGGACTCCTGCCGGCTGTGGGACGTGGCGACCCAGGACAAGCTCGACAAGGATCGTTTCCGCCGCGACATGGGCGGATTGGTCGAAGCCTATCAGGAAGTCGCCCGCCGCCTCGGCATCATGAACGAGAACGAGCCGCCGCGTCCCGCCGGACCAGTGCTCGTCGCCTCGACCGATGGCGTCAAAGGCAAGCCGCACTGA